In a genomic window of bacterium:
- a CDS encoding DUF4861 domain-containing protein has protein sequence MLHKLHFLMFSVMFVIVTSPLYAAGKEWYTEGDFAPAIRIEFRLVNTLNLDRANYPVVIKRSELPLQNLHEMWVTVVDPALPSSPEPSKEVLAKFGGHQMRAETNGHQIFHQLDDLDRDGIWDELCFETDIKARETRTMYLYIGFSQRGWNAHGTHAAIGSYCHHLIPFWESANIGWKLWYATDCDMFGKRKSVLMSNELYMKNLDGYNVPYDYGSDIMRVADTFGAGGICLFEVPAQPDSVSRPRFAPVRGDKFSPDGWNEGQFNDTRYAFEVVVNGPVRSMVRVKTMNWNTGGGTYELEQNYTVYTNQNYATCLVKYAKFLPEEPLTMFGCGIRKNQGEFDSYQKGNIVITGGDDEISDPDDTEGLRKVHVDYVGTALVVKDKYKPEYRFVKARGGNHTFAVPVTGDLTYEYMIFGAWSEGSVLKTPEEFRAYVLKTAQEYNNPVTVTVAGVERKAQ, from the coding sequence TTCTGATGTTTTCAGTCATGTTTGTAATCGTGACATCGCCGTTGTATGCGGCCGGAAAGGAATGGTATACCGAGGGCGATTTTGCGCCGGCAATCCGCATCGAGTTCCGGCTGGTCAATACGCTGAACCTCGACCGTGCCAACTACCCCGTTGTCATCAAACGGAGCGAGCTGCCCCTGCAAAACCTCCACGAGATGTGGGTAACCGTGGTGGATCCGGCTCTCCCTTCCAGTCCGGAGCCATCGAAGGAGGTCCTCGCAAAGTTCGGCGGCCATCAGATGCGCGCGGAAACCAACGGTCACCAGATTTTCCATCAGCTCGACGACCTCGACAGGGACGGCATCTGGGACGAGCTGTGCTTCGAGACCGACATCAAGGCGCGCGAGACCAGGACGATGTACCTCTATATCGGCTTCTCGCAGCGGGGATGGAACGCGCACGGCACCCATGCGGCCATCGGCAGCTACTGCCATCACCTCATCCCCTTCTGGGAATCCGCGAATATCGGATGGAAGCTCTGGTATGCCACCGACTGCGACATGTTCGGCAAGCGGAAGAGTGTGCTCATGTCCAACGAGCTGTATATGAAGAATCTCGACGGTTACAACGTGCCGTACGATTACGGCTCCGATATCATGAGAGTTGCCGACACGTTCGGCGCCGGGGGAATCTGTCTTTTCGAGGTGCCCGCGCAGCCCGATTCGGTATCGAGACCCCGTTTTGCGCCGGTCAGGGGCGATAAATTCTCGCCGGATGGCTGGAACGAAGGGCAGTTCAACGACACCCGGTATGCGTTCGAAGTGGTCGTGAACGGTCCCGTACGGAGCATGGTGCGGGTGAAAACCATGAACTGGAACACCGGCGGCGGAACCTATGAACTCGAACAGAACTACACGGTGTATACGAACCAGAACTATGCGACCTGTCTGGTCAAGTACGCGAAGTTCCTCCCTGAGGAACCGCTGACCATGTTCGGCTGCGGCATCAGGAAAAACCAGGGCGAGTTCGATTCATACCAGAAGGGGAATATTGTCATCACCGGCGGCGATGACGAAATATCCGACCCGGACGACACGGAGGGACTCCGTAAAGTACATGTCGATTATGTGGGTACCGCCCTCGTGGTGAAGGATAAGTATAAGCCCGAGTACCGGTTTGTCAAAGCCCGCGGCGGGAATCACACGTTCGCAGTACCGGTGACCGGCGATCTCACCTACGAATACATGATTTTCGGCGCATGGAGCGAAGGGAGCGTCCTCAAAACTCCCGAGGAGTTCAGGGCATATGTTCTCAAGACGGCGCAGGAATACAACAACCCCGTTACGGTTACTGTCGCGGGAGTCGAGCGGAAAGCGCAGTAA